In Papilio machaon chromosome W, ilPapMach1.1, whole genome shotgun sequence, a single genomic region encodes these proteins:
- the LOC123723281 gene encoding uncharacterized protein LOC123723281, which produces MDTAIRMKIMERTSARIRARRTLSHRDQRAHTAHHMPLPHTVIFRSEFLGEFLSVLLPGVGAGPGAGGGGVDFAAFRHAFLPAFPRSLPGLAPHHAALLNNFPSDTVCIALYTSLTLTPDQNEH; this is translated from the exons ATGGACACAGCTATAAGGATGAAG ATTATGGAGCGTACGTCAGCAAGGATTCGCGCGCGCAGGACGTTGTCGCACAGGGACCAGCGCGCTCACACCGCTCATCACATGCCACTCCCGCACAcg GTGATATTCCGGTCGGAGTTCCTGGGCGAGTTCTTGTCGGTGTTGTTACCGGGCGTGGGCGCGGGCCCTGGTGCGGGAGGAGGCGGTGTCGACTTTGCCGCCTTCCGCCACGCCTTTCTGCCCGCCTTCCCGCGCTCGCTGCCCGGACTTGCGCCCCACCATGCCGCCCTACTCAACAACTTCCCCTCAGATACTGTATGTATTGCTTTGTACACCTCGCTGACACTGACACCAGACCAGAATGAACATTAG
- the LOC123723131 gene encoding condensin complex subunit 1-like codes for MNFEFSIPLQKDELLESSSGQYHVEDVVQPRILLSKLHDAARAYNSDGVEYILEHFDTYFSVIVHGTKLEWNVINKGYEHILRTVKCLCNQLEVIFQEQEIATETRCKYLNIVKMVMYLFTEIMKTKDAKLTADNSTKLTLGKKGKAKNTDEEFCGWTESDKLEALVSLHMLVQQPLSRLWDPPLAEDNFVVMVAYPCYKALEEQIIKNKTVRDTVFQVLGVLVKKYNYGTACLIKLVQILEIAEHAVSPICAGVVQLTKNFGLGTFGPQMVREIEVSLASTEEDAGGMGTEQGAARNYGAFLLELTKELPKEMIKAISTLQPYLETDESYTLRITVLGMMCEVVSVELRGEGLGEEQRVQRDDFLDDLYDHMHDLSAYVRHKVLQFWSRLQRENNVPVSRQHAVLERAIGRLKDKAALVRKAAIQLLKVFLECNPFSAQLKLDVLEEQLANEQKILDDLQKKLNPGPDPELIKKWDKIEKDIVDTIKEKMDTLTQDEPELSQATVENLYDAIRRSLKEKNYFKAYLIVKHTERQYPDAKLLRCDMPKSDQIDYFVALLRNIYIIPDRRQSISSTQQCDNEIALYKRVEEKESIVAFLQESVHFCRMISEAVPLVNSLLMSKQAGDVSEAIDFFTTAHHFNIESAKVGVANMLLLVWSPDQDKRESVERAYREMYLECDTRAERARAFTIAKNLVTLVTHVDLGSALALQHLIDKWVTKEDITPSIIQVFWEMFLKKIDGTTDEDSYAALSLLTMISKAKPSVALANLEVIQTHGLTGDYNTRNFCVQLLTSLSKKEQRYPVDHSIMKSVFDSLMEVFNKFKKFTSFAANSIDLIYAICDTPDVLCEKLLVEMYKKIEQVPVKDKESEEEISVPVELLIRFVFTLGHIALQQLIYLDITVYSELRKRNQVREERKAEEKRKKKAGVGSATPARRGRCDDLRRQTLMNASNASASSRGQRSASVLSNKASTVNTTMTEEEAGLEGAVADDADAEYVRAVCERDVVAGGAALARYTPLLRWLLTNTRASPRAQAAAALTYTRFMLVSSSVCEEGLQLIVTVLKKSKNVSLRTNLTIAFADLTLRFPNLTQPWTHHIYDILSDEELEVRQCAVKMLSFLVLHEMVRVKGQIADMALCCADKDSRVTAMTRLFFKQLSQKGNALYNVMPDIISRLSDPELNVPEEQYRYIMKYITSLIQKDRQMEALIEKLCQRLKLSTEERQWRDLAYCLSLFTYNERSLRKLIENMNCYKDKLHCPGVMESFTALMNHTSKMAKNEIKALVTELGDKIEECFAVRDAEEGDRDGSDGADKHAAPKPTPRKAPRRGRRRSTSSSVEENEPPNKPPQTPQSVRKSRRKPATKNKTRAADSEDSDDDDDDVFKKPTTRKGTRRRN; via the exons atgaattttgaattttcaatACCTTTGCAAAAAGATGAGCTTTTGGAATCTTCCAGTGGACAATACCATGTTGAAGATGTGGTCCAACCAAGGATTTTACTATCAAAACTACATG ATGCAGCGCGAGCCTACAATTCGGACGGAGtggaatatattttagaaCATTTTGATACATATTTCTCTGTAATTGTACATGGAACAAAACTAGAATggaatgttattaataaag ggtATGAACACATTCTTAGAACAGTGAAATGTCTTTGCAATCAGTTGGAAGTTATTTTTCAAGAACAAGAAATAGCTACTGAAACAAGATGCAAATATCTGAATATTGTGAAAATGgtcatgtatttatttacagaaataatgaaaacaaaggaTGCTAAACTCACTGCtgat aaTTCTACAAAGCTGACATTAGGTAAGAAAGGTAAAGCAAAGAATACGGATGAGGAATTCTGTGGTTGGACAGAGTCTGACAAACTGGAGGCTTTGGTGTCACTGCATATGTTGGTCCAGCAGCCACTTTCACGTCTGTGGGACCCACCACTAGCTGAAGACAACTTTGTTGT AATGGTAGCTTATCCATGTTATAAGGCATTGGAGgagcaaattataaaaaacaaaactgttaGAGACACTGTGTTCCAAGTGCTAGGAGTGCTGGTAAAAAAGTACAACTATGGTACTGCCTGCCTTATTAAATTAGTTCAG attctAGAAATAGCGGAACATGCTGTATCACCTATTTGTGCTGGTGTTGTACAGTTGACGAAAAATTTCGGACTTGGCACCTTTGGACCTCAAAtg GTGCGTGAAATAGAAGTATCGTTAGCATCAACGGAAGAGGATGCAGGAGGTATGGGTACTGAGCAAGGCGCCGCCAGAAACTACGGCGCCTTCCTACTGGAGCTTACTAAAGAACTGCCCAAAGAAATGATTAAGGCCATCTCAACATTGCAGCCATATTTAGAAACTGATGAG AGCTACACGCTGCGTATAACAGTGTTGGGCATGATGTGTGAGGTGGTGAGTGTGGAGCTGCGCGGCGAGGGGTTGGGGGAGGAGCAGCGCGTGCAGAGAGACGACTTCCTCGACGATCTCTACGACCACATGCACGACCTCTCCGCATACGTCCGTCATAAG gTACTTCAGTTCTGGTCGCGGTTACAAAGAGAGAACAATGTACCAGTGAGCAGACAGCACGCGGTGCTGGAGCGAGCCATCGGACGACTCAAAGATAAAGCTGCTTTAGTCAGGAAAGCGGCTATACAACTGCTTAAG GTTTTCCTTGAATGCAATCCATTCTCTGCACAGTTGAAGTTAGATGTTTTAGAAGAACAATTAGCAAATGagcagaaaatattagatGATCTCCAAAAGAAACTCAATCCAGGGCCGGATCCGGAACTAATAAAGAAATGGGACAAAATCGAGAAAGATATCGTGGATACGATAAAAGAGAAAATGGATACACTTACGCAAGACGAGCCTGAACTGTCGCAGGCGACGGTTGAGAATTTATATGATGCAATACGTCGcagtttaaaagaaaagaattattttaaagcttatttaatagttaaacATACAGAAAGGCAGTATCCAGATGCTAAACTACTCAGATGTGATATGCCTAAAAGTGATCAG ATTGATTACTTCGTCGCATTACTTCGTAACATTTACATAATCCCCGACCGTCGACAATCTATATCATCAACGCAGCAATGCGATAACGAAATAGCGTTATACAAACGTGTGGAAGAGAAGGAGAGCATCGTAGCCTTCCTGCAGGAGTCGGTACACTTCTGTAGGATGATATCGGAGGCTGTGCCTCTTGTGAATTCTTTATTAATGTCTAAACAAGCTGGAGATGTGAGTGAGGCCATCGACTTCTTCACGACAGCTCATCACTTCAACATAGAGTCTGCTAAAGTGGGTGTAGCTAACATGTTACTGCTTGTATGGTCACCAGATCAA GACAAACGTGAATCAGTAGAGCGAGCGTACAGAGAGATGTATCTGGAATGTGACACTCGGGCGGAGCGCGCGCGCGCATTCACCATCGCTAAGAACCTTGTCACCTTGGTGACACACGTCGACCTCGGCAGTGCACTGGCTCTACAACATCTCATTGACAAGTGGGTCACTAAAGAAGACATCACTCCATCTATTATACAG GTGTTTTgggaaatgtttttaaagaaaatcgaTGGTACAACAGACGAGGACAGTTACGCGGCTCTCTCTTTACTGACTATGATCTCTAAAGCCAAGCCATCGGTTGCTCTTGCTAATCTAGAAGTCATACAAACACATGGACTTACCGGCGATTATAATACAAGAAATTTTTGCGTACAATTACTAACGTCACTATCTAAGAAGGAACAAAGATATCCAGTAGATCACTCCATTATGAAATCCGTATTTGATAGTTTAATGGAAGTAttcaataagtttaaaaagtttacttCGTTTGCGGCGAACTCTATTGATCTTATATACGCTATATGTGATACCCCGGATGTACTCTGTGAAAAACTATTGGTTGAGATGTATAAGAAAATTGAGCAAGTTCCGGTGAAAGATAAGGAGAGTGAGGAAGAAATTAGCGTCCCAGTGGAACTCTTGATTCGATTTGTGTTCACGCTGGGTCATATCGCGCTGCAACAACTCATATATCTTGATATCACCGTCTACAGCGAGCTTAGGAAACGCAATCAG GTGCGAGAAGAGAGGAAGGCGGAGGAGAAACGTAAGAAGAAAGCGGGAGTGGGGTCCGCGACTCCCGCACGTCGCGGCCGCTGCGATGACCTGCGCCGGCAGACACTCATGAACGCCAGCAACGCCAGCGCCTCCTCGCGCGGTCAGCGCTCCGCTAGCGTACTCTCTAATAAGGCATCAACG GTGAACACAACGATGACGGAGGAGGAGGCGGGGTTGGAGGGTGCGGTGGCGGATGACGCGGATGCGGAGTACGTACGCGCGGTGTGCGAGCGCGACGTGGTGGCAGGTGGCGCCGCGCTGGCTCGCTACACGCCGCTACTGCGCTGGCTGCTCACCAACACCCGGGCTTCGCCCCGCGCCCAGGCCGCCGCCGCACTCACATACACCAG ATTTATGCTGGTGTCGAGCAGTGTGTGTGAAGAAGGCCTGCAACTTATCGTCACAGTTCTAAAGAAATCTAAGAACGTATCGCTCAGAACAAACCTGACTATAGCCTTCGCAGATCTCACTCTACGTTTCCCAAATCTCACGCAACCTTGGACGCATCATATTTACGATAT cTTGAGTGATGAAGAACTCGAGGTGCGTCAATGCGCTGTCAAGATGCTGTCATTTTTAGTGCTACACGAGATGGTGCGTGTCAAAGGTCAGATAGCAGACATGGCGCTTTGCTGCGCTGACAAGGACTCGCGCGTCACCGCCATGACGCGCTTGTTCTTCAAGCAACTGTCACAGAAAGGCAATGCACTCTATAATGTTATGCCAGACATTATATCAAGACTCAGTGATCCAGAATTGAATGTGCCTGAAGAACAGTACAGATATATCATGAA atATATAACATCACTTATACAAAAAGACAGACAAATGGAGGCTCTCATAGAAAAGTTATGTCAGCGGCTCAAATTATCAACAGAAGAAAGGCAATGGCGAGATTTGGCGTACTGTTTGTCACTGTTCACATACAACGAGCGCTCGCTCAGGAAGTTGATAGAGAACATGAACTGCTACAAGGACAAACTGCACTGCCCCGGTGTCATGGAGTCCTTCACTGCACTCATGAACCACACCTCCAAAATGGCCAAGAATGAAATAAAG GCATTAGTAACAGAGCTAGGCGACAAGATAGAAGAATGTTTTGCTGTGCGGGACGCAGAGGAGGGCGACAGAGACGGCAGTGATGGCGCCGACAAGCATGCAGCACCTAAACCTACACCCAGGAAGGCGCCCCGCCGCGGCAGGAGACGGTCTACCTCCAGCTCTGTTGAGGAG aatGAGCCACCGAACAAACCACCGCAAACACCACAGTCAGTAAGGAAATCACGAAGGAAACCTGCCACGAAAAACAAAACTCGAGCAGCTGATTCAGAAGACTCAG aCGATGACGATGACGACGTTTTCAAAAAACCGACGACACGAAAGGGGACGCGGAGGCGAAATTAG
- the LOC123723165 gene encoding ADP-ribose pyrophosphatase, mitochondrial-like: MLFLYLTYFVLIIKVNTNSVMILQHVKARCGIYPRSTIQRFAVPDDKVPWTVEYKEYNPPNYTSPSIHGKPWADPNIDEPNFKPTWNSIDGNVNRKSHMSNYTIANGYPMNPVGRTGICGRGVLGRWGPNHAADPVVTRWKKQAESDMKITETPILQFIAIKRGDTGEWALPGGMVDPGEKVAVTAVREFQEEAMNSLAATEEEKSEWKQKFKNFFNGGVEVYSGYVDDPRNTDNAWMETVAYNFHDHDGTTVGALKLNAGDDAAGVRWVDITPNIKLYASHKDIVSEVYKRLLE, encoded by the exons ATGCTTTTTCTGTACTTAACCTACtttgttttgataattaaaGTGAACACTAATTCAGTTATGATTTTACAACATGTAAAAGCTCGCTGCGGTATTTACCCTAGATCTACAATACAGAGATTTGCAGTTCCTGATGATAAAGTGCCCTGGACCGTTGAATATAAAGAATACAATCCTCCAAATTACACATCACCATCAATTCATGGCAAACCATGGGCAGATCCCAATATTG ATGAGCCTAACTTCAAGCCAACATGGAACAGTATAGATGGAAATGTGAATAGAAAAAGTCACATGAGCAACTACACTATAGCTAACGGTTACCCAATGAATCCTGTTGGTAGAACTGGAATATGTGGTAGAGGAGTACTTGGACGATGGGGTCCAAATCATGCAGCAGATCCTGTTGTTACACGCTGGAAAAAACAAGCTGAAAGTGACATGAAAATTACTGAAAC ACCAATTCTACAATTCATAGCAATAAAACGTGGTGATACTGGAGAATGGGCCCTGCCTGGTGGTATGGTTGATCCTGGAGAAAAAGTAGCAGTGACTGCTGTCAGAGAGTTTCAAGAGGAAGCTATGAATTCTTTAGCGGCTACTGAAG AAGAAAAATCGGAatggaaacaaaaatttaaaaacttctttaACGGTGGAGTGGAAGTGTACAGTGGATATGTTGATGATCCCAGAAACACTGATAATGCTTGGATGGAAACAGTTGCATACAACTTTCATGATCATGATGGCACTACTGTTGGTGCTCTCAAACTGAATGCTGGTGATGATGCAGCAGGAGTTCGTTGGGTTGATATTACtccaaacattaaattatatgcaaGTCACAAAGATATTGTATCAGAAGTGTATAAAAGAttacttgaataa
- the LOC106718359 gene encoding uncharacterized protein LOC106718359, translating into MPKQTKLKCYFGCIVDGPLHRFPKWQYSHEERFNSWKAVLSSETQGNGNAYIYNNVRICYKHFENYYQLPSHQLTRNAVPTLNLDLPENLQRQAIFTTTATPPTKNPMDSFAHPSTSSTYHSRQAISGFNKKINLLKQTIIRLRNKCKTQSMKIKMASKVSKSKIFLEMVEQLPEPIKIFTNMQLKYLKKPRGRKYTLKEKILPLTILKQKSSSKAINCKKAL; encoded by the exons ATGCCTAAGCAaactaaattgaaatgttattttgggTGCATTGTTGATG gtcCATTACATAGATTTCCAAAGTGGCAGTATTCTCATGAAGAGAGATTTAATTCTTGGAAAGCTGTTTTAAGTTCGGAGACTCAAGGAAATGGCAAtgcatacatatataataatgtcCGTATTTGctataaacattttgaaaattattatcaattacCTAGTCACCAGCTTACCAGAAATGCAGTGCCTACATTGAATTTAG aTTTGCCGGAAAATTTGCAAAGGCAAGCTATTTTCACTACGACAGCAACACCACCAACAAAAAATCCAATGGATTCATTTGCCCATCCATCTACATCATCTACATACCATTCTCGGCAAGCAATAAGTG gattcaataaaaaaattaatttacttaagcAAACAATCATAAGattgagaaataaatgtaaaactcAATCAATGAAGATTAAAATGGCAAGTAAGGTTTCTaaatccaaaatatttttagaaatggTAGAACAATTACCTGAACCcataaaaatttttacaaatatgcaattaaaatatttaaagaagcCAAGGGGacgaaaatatacattaaaagaGAAAATACTTCCACTTACAATTTTGAAACAAA AAAGCAGTAGTAAAGCTATCAACTGTAAAAAGGCTTTGTAG